The DNA segment ACGGTACATCGCCTTCCTGGAGCAATGCTACGGCAAGGACTCGGACTTTGGAACGCAGGAAAAAGAAAAGAGAGGAGTATCCGGATGATACGTGAAATTACAGAAAGGCGGAGTATCCGCCGGTTTAAAGAGACGCAGGTTCCAAGAACCATGCTGGAAGAAATTATAAAGGCCGGCATGCTGGCGCCGTCCTCAAAAAACAGGCAGCCGTGGAAATTCATTGTCACAGCAGGAAGTGAAAAAGCAAAGGCCCTTCAGGCCATGGAGACCGGGCTTCTCAGGGAAAAAGAAGTGCCTCTTCTCCCAGGGAGCGCCATGCATCTGCGCGGAGCGGAACAGACCTTAAAAATCATGAGACAGGCGCCTGTCGTGATTTTCATTGTAAATCCGCTGGCTCTGCCCCTTGACCGCCCCCTGAATGCAGAAGACCATATTTCTGAAATCTGCAATGCCCAGTCCGCAGGCGCTGCCATCGAAAACATGTCCCTGGCCGCCGTGAATCTTGGACTCGGGAGCCTCTGGATCTGCGATACCTATTTTGCCCATGAAGAGCTTCTCGCCTGGCTCGGGGAAACCGGCGGGCTGTTTGCCGCCTTTGCCGTGGGATATGCCGACGAGGCGCCGGCCGCCAGGCCGCGGAAAGCTCTCGAAGAAACCGTTGTCTGGCGCATATAGGACGTCAAAATTCCATATGCCAGCTCCCCCCGCCGGCCAGGTGTGCCTGCGGGGGGATTTCTTTTTAATGCTTATTTATTTCTGAGGCTGAGGAATCGGAACTTCTTTCGGGATCGGGCAGTTGTAGGTCTTGCCTTTCATGTTCGCATCGAATTCCTCTTTGGCCTTTTTCACCAGCTCCGGCTCCTCTGCCAGTCTGACAGCCGTCGCCGCCAGAACCTTGGCGCCGTATAACATTCCTTTTTCACCGATGCCCATGCCGGCGCAGGAAGTGATCTGCCAGCTGTGGCCCGGGGCAGCCAGGTTGCAGGTGGCCGTATTCACCATGATTCCGGGTACGATATGTTCCACATCGCCCACGTCGGTGGAGCCGTATCCGTTGCGGTGCGTCACCGGCGACACCGCCGAATGGATGGCCGGGCCTTCTAACTCCCCGGCGTCCTTCATCTTCTGGTATCTCGGGCTTGCCAGATTCAGCTTTTCGGCAAATTCCAGCTCTTCCTTCGTCCACTTGGGGCTTTCGATATTTTCCATGCAGTCATGGGCCACCTGCGCCAGGACTTCGTTGTCCAGCGTGTTGTAGCAGCCGCCTAAAAATTCGATTTCAAGCTGGGTCTCGGTCATATGGGCTGCGCCCTCCGCCACAAGCACAAGGCGGCGGTATGCGTCGTCGATGGCCTCGCGGCTCTGGGCGCGCACATAATACCATACGCTGGCGTTGTCCGGCACGATGTTGGGAGCCACGCCGCCCTCTTTGATGACGTAATGGATCCGCACGTCGCTTGTCACATGTTCCCGCAGGTAGTTGGCGCCTACGTTCATTAGCTCCACAGCGTCCAGGGCGGAACGTCCGTTGTGGGGATCTCCGCCTGCATGAGCCGTGATGCCTTTAAAGTGGAAAATGGCGCTGTTTAAGCCGTTGGAGCAGCCCACATTTACTTCGTTCCTCGTGCCGCCGTGCCAGGCCAGTGCCACATCCAGATCCTTAAAAGCCCCGTTTCTCGCCATGAAGGTCTTTCCTGTCAGGGCTTCCTCCGCCGGGCAGCCGTAAAAGACAACCGTTCCCTCCATCCCGCGCTCTTCCAACTCGGCCTTCATTCCCAGTGCGCCGCCAAGGCAGGCAACGCCTAAGAGGTTGTGGCCGCAGCCCTGTCCGGGCGCGCCGTATTCGACGGGATCTTTTTCCGTGCTCACTTTCTGGCTCAGGCCGGGCAGGGCGTCATATTCGCCTAAGAAGCCGATAACCGGATGGCCCTTTCCCCAGACGGCGCGGATGGCCGTTGGCAGACCGGCATAGCCTACTTCCACTTCAAAGCCAAGGCTTTTTAGCACCTCGGCCGTCCACTGGCAGGCCTTTACCTCATTGTAGGCGATCTCCGGGTACTCCCAGATCTTTTTTGCCAGATCGGTGAGCAGCTTCTCGTTTTTTTCAATGGCTTTTACAGCGATTGTCTCCAGCATGGATATTCCTTCTTTCTTTTGGATTTTAATAAAGATTGCTCTAATTGATGCTGCTTTTATTATAATCCATCCAAAATTTCTTTGCAACAGCAATATTTTCTGTATATTTTACATAATATTTTTTTCTCTTTTCAGAGCGCAGAAGACGCAGGCCGGGACAAACGTCATGCCCTTCCTGCGTCTTTTGTACCTTATTCGTAATGGCAGTTTCCAAGATAATGGATCGCTGTATTCTGGTTGAATTCAAAGCCCTTTAAATCAGCACGCCGTCCAACCATGTCGCTCTTATAATAAAGCGGCACCCATGGGCAGAGTTCCTTTAAGTAGGCCTGGATGTCCTTATATTCCTGAAGACGTTTTTCGTTGTCTGTCTGAACGCTGGCCGCATCGATCATGGCGTCCAGAGTTTCGTCCTGAAGGAACGCGCGGTTTCCGCCGATTCCGCAGTTTTTCGAGTGGAACAGCGGCGTTGTGCTGTATTCCGGATCACACGTCGTATTCGTCCAGCCAAGAATCAGCATGTCATGTTCCCCGGCGTTGATGGAATCCTGGAACGCGCCCCATTCATAGACATTGATGTCCACGTCGATGCCGGCTTCTTTCAGCTGCGCCTGCACCACCTGGGCGGAACGGTTCCGCACATCGCCGGAAACGTAGATCTTTAAGGAAAGCCCGTCTCCGTAACCGGCCTCAGCCAACAGTTCTTTTGCCTTTTCCACATCCTGCGGATACGGTTCAAGCTCCTCGTTCCAGCCCGGAATCGTCTTGGCAATAAAGGAGTTGGCAACTTCCCCGCGACCTTCCACGATGGTGTCCACAAATTCCTGGCGGTTGAGGGCGTAGGCAATGGCCTGGCGCACCCGCACATCGCTTAAGGCTTCCTTCTGTGTGTTGAGTGCAAGGTACTCCACCGACGAAGACGGGTGGCTCTCAAGCATCAGATCCGGGTTCGACTCGATGTTCACGGCATCCGTCGGATCCACGTTAATCGTCAGGTCGATTTCTCCCGTCTCAAGGGCGATGCATCTGGCGCTTCCTTCCGGGATAATCCGCATTGTGATGGACGCCGCCTCTGCCGGCCCATCAAAATAGTCGTCAAACCGCTCCAACGTCCAGTGGTCGTTGGGAACCCATTCTTTGAACTTAAACGGGCCTGTGCCCACCGGGTTCTCGCCGTAGCTCTCTCCGGCCTCGGTAACAGCCTTTTCCGAGAGGATCTTCATGCTTGTGTCGTTTAGGATATATAGAAGCGACGGGTACGGCTTATTCAGATGGACTGTCAGGTCGTAATCGCCTTCCACGGTAACGTGGTCGATGGCCGAAGCATTGGACATGGCCTTTGGCATGGTCTTGCACCGCTCCAGCGTAAATTTCACGTCGCTGGCTTTTAATTCTTCGCCGTTGTGGAATTTGACGCCTTCCCGCAGCTTAAATTTATAAGTCACGTCATCCACCATCTCAAAGCTTTCGGCCAGGTCGCCGACAACCTCTTTGTTTTCGTCAATTTTCGTCAGGCCGTTGTAAATATGCTTGTTTAAAATAGCCGACGGGGAATCCACGCCGGCCGCAGGATCCATGGACTGAATATCGCTGCTGTTGGCGGCGATGATATCGCGCCTTCCGTCTCCTGCCTGGGCGGCCTCTTTTGCCGTCTCCCCGGCCGTCTGTTCCGCCGTCCCGGAGCCTGCCGTTTCGGCTGCCGCTTCCGTACCATTATCCTGCTGTACCCCCGAACCGCAGGCCGACAGAAGCATGGATGCCGCCAGGAAAAGTGCGGCGGCTGTTCTTCTCTTTCTCATAGTAAATCCCTCCCAATACGGAAATTTTTAAAGCCTTTTGACTGGCTGAATGAAATTCATGCCCCCTTTCTGCCTTTCTTTTTTACAAAATTATACTCCCGTTTTTGCTAATTGTCAAATTAAATTATCTTTTATGATAGTATAATATAAATAAAAAATTTTTTATTATCTTTTAAAATAATGTAATTGCGCGGCGGTGCCTGTATAGTATAGAAAAAAGGAGGGACACATGATTGGAGACAGAATAAAAGAGCTGAGAGCCAGAAACGGGCTCACCCAGGCCGACCTCTCCAGGCGGCTCCAGATTTCCCGTTCCGCCGTCAATGCATGGGAAATGGGCATCAGTGTCCCGTCAACCCAGTATGTCGTCGAGCTGGCCTCGCTGTTCCGCGTGACGACGGATTTCCTTCTGGATCGGACATCGGAGGAGACGCTTGATATCTCAGAACTGAATGAGGGGGAAAAGGAACTTCTGACAAGAATGCTCCAGTATTTTTCGGCTCACCGCTATACCGTCGGCCTGCTGGAAAGACACGGAATCAAACCGGAGGAGGAAGAGCTGGAAGGGCTGCATGCCCCGCTTCTTTCTTATTATAAAGGGCTTAAGGATCTGGAGAAAAAGGGAGAATAAAAAGGGCTTCTGCATGGATTGTGATGGATCTGTGCAGAAGCTTTTTTTGTTTTTGAGGTTTCAGCGGAGATTGTGGGATGCTGTTTGGTTTGTTTTGGGGTGATTTTCATATGAAAATATTGAAATTTTCTGAAATACCCCCCCCCCGGTACTTATTGACTAACTTTTTCGTCGGTATTATAATGAACTTGTGCAAATTGCCCGATTTGTGCAATACATATCAATATAAAAGGAGGTTGAGTATGAAACGAAGTTTAACCGCGGCAGCGGCGGTGTTTTTGTCCCTTAATATGGCATTTAGCGCTGTTGCCGCAACGAAGCTGGGAACGCCGCAGGAAGTGCGGTGGAAAGAGGGCGAAGAGGCGATGATGCAGTGGAAGCGCGTGGAGGAAGCCGGTGGGAGATATTCGGTAGAAGTTTATCTTGAGGATCAGTTATATTACTCCGATACCTACCAGTATTCTGCTACTTTTAAGCCGGAATACCATGAAAACAATAGTTTTCTCATACGTCTGACAGATGATGGAAGCTACAAATTCCGTGTCATGGCCCGTGGAGACAATGTTGAAACTCTGGACAGCGAATGGTCTGACTTTTCCGAGACCTGGGACTACATACGCCCCGAATCTCCTCTCGGCGTCGCCACAAATTTGAGGTGGGAAGAAACAACTGCCTGCTGGAATGCCCCGGCCGAGAATGCCGAATATGTGAAAGGCTATAATTATGGTCTCTATGCCGACGGAGATAGGATCACCGGCGGTAACTGTACCCCGCAGCTAAGCTACGACTTTTCAAGGTACATTACGGATCCGGACGTCGAATACACGTTCTCCGTCCGCGTCATCAGCAATACGCCTTCCAAGTTTTACCATGGTGAAACAATCTTCTGTGAAACTCCCTACGGTGCGGATGCAGAAAATAAGCTCATTTCAGACCAGCTTGACGCCATTCTAGAGAGCGAGGAAGCCATCCTCAACGCGCCTGATACCTTATCTTCCAATTTAAAGAAGGTTCAGGTTGCTATGCAGTCGGATGCCGATGTCCTCGATAAAATTGCGGAGCTGGAAGCTGCCTACACCGAACAGAAGGGCATTGCGGTGGGCACGCAGATCAGCTCTGATGTCGATATGAACGAGGACGATATCAAGGTTGTCGGCGCGGGACTCAATGCCGCAGAAAACAGCGATGCTGTCACCTTTAACGTGTCCAAGCCGAAAAAAGAGGTCGTTGTCGACCATACGGCGTACCGCAATGCCGTCCAGGTGGATCTTTCCCTGAAAGGTGCGGCCGGGACGTTAAAAGTGCCGGTTCAGATTACGCTCCCGATTCCTGCCGGCATCAATCCGGATTTCTTCCAGATTCTTCACTATCATGCCGACGGGACTTACGATGTGATCTTCCCGCTTACTAAAAACAGCGACAACACGGTCACATTCACCGTCACCAGCTTCAGCACGTTTGTTCTCGCTGAGGAAGGCGCTGACCCTGCATTTATTGCAACACCGTCCAATGCCACCGAGTTCAAAGACCTGGCTGACACCCTTCCGGCGGCGGATGAAATCGAAGACTCCGAGCTGGCCGCTTTAACCATGGCAAAGCTTCGGGCTTCTATTTTAAATAAAGATGTGAAAGCCAGCGATCTCGATGCAGAAATGGTGGAAAAGCTGGATGCCATCGTCGAGGAACTGGCACGTTTCGATGAGGAATTTGCCGTTAATGTGGAAATGGATGATTTTGTAGCCGATGTGACCGGCGCGCACCTTCTGGCTTATGTGGCAGGAAAGGGGAAAGCCGAAACGATTACCCTGTTCCATACCAGCCTTGCGACGGCCAGCAACGCCACGAAGCTGAAATTTGAGCTTTCCGGCAAGCTTACCATGGCGGACGGCTCTGAGGACACCATCTCCACACTTAAGACTCCGCTTCTTATTTCCATTGCTGCTCCGGAAGAATACGACGAGGTTCACAAGACTTCCGACAAGCTTTCCGGCGACGGAATCGAGCAGGGCCCGGTGGACTATGAAGACGGCCTCATTACTTTCTTTACCACAAAGCTCGGAACCGTTTATGTCAAAGGTTCCTCGTCGGAATCCGGCGGCGATTCTTCCGATGACAAGCCCTCCGACGCCGGTGACTCCTCTGACGACAAGCCGTCTTCCGGCGGTGATAACTCCGATGACAAACCGTCCGGCGGCGATGACTCCTCTGACGACAAGCCGTCTTCCGGTGACGGCTCCTCCGATGACAAACCGTCCTCCGGCGGCAGCTCCTCCAGAAGAAGCGGCCCGCGCTCCGGCATCGTAAAGGAGAGCGACCTCCCGAAGTCCCCGGCCGGCGGTTCCTGGAAGCTTGCGGACGGAATGTATTCCTACTATTACAGTGACGGCACGCGCGCCGAAAACGTATGGCTGGAAATTGGCTCCGTCTGGTACTACTTCGGAAAAGACGGAATCATGGCGACCGGATGGCTCAAGGACAACGGAAACTATTTCTATCTGGATCCCGCAACCGGCGCTATGGCAACGGGTTGGAGAGAAATCGACGGCACCTGGTACTACTTCAACGAGGCGGGCAATGGCTTTAAGGGCATGATGCTCGCTGACACTGTTGTTGATGGGTATCAGCTTGACGAAAGCGGCGCCTGGGTTTCCTAAAATGCTGGCAAAATCCCCTGTCCCCTGAAATTGAACTGCTTCCCGTCAAGTAGACAATCAAAAAAATATAATTTTTTTCTGCCAGTAGGTATCACCTGCTGGCAGATTTTTACGCTGCCTGTAAATATTTTTCGTGTTTCTCCATTGGTGTTACTATACCAAGCTTCCTCTGCAAACGTCTGTTGTTATAGTAATTGATATATTTCTCTATCATGACCACCAGTGATTCTCTGTCCATAAATCGTTTACCATAATAACGCTCCCGTTTTAGAATTCCCCAGAATCCTTCCATTGGTCCATTATCGATACACTTTGCTACTCTGGACATGCTCTGCATCATCCCTGCTGCTTCAAGTTTTGCATGAAAGGCTCTATTGGTGTATTGAAAGCCTCTGTCACTGTGAAACATTGGATGTGCATCAGGATTATCTTTGACTGCATCATCAAAGGTATCAAACACTAATGCATTACTATTACTGTCTCCAATACGGTAGGATACGATTCTTCGGTCATACAGGTCAAGAATTGCACTTAAATATACCTTGTGCTTTTCATTTCCGATATAGTAATGAAATTCCGTTACATCGGTCAACCACTTTTCATTCGGAGCTTCTGCCGTAAATTCACGATTCAGGATATTTTCGGCTATGTACTGTGGATTTGCAGCCTGTCTTGTACAGCTATCGTTTGCATATTTAATGGTGGATTTGATACCAAGTTTCCGGCAGATGCGCAAAACACGTTTATCATTTACATCAATGTCATGGTAACGCTCCAACTCATCACGGATTCTGCGATAACCCTTATCAGGTGATTCTATGTGGATTTTTTCTATCAGTTCCGCAATTTTTCGGTTTTCCTGTTCATTCTCTGACATTTCATGGTTCAGCCATTTGTAATAAGCCGCCCTTGAAACACCGCCAATCTTACAAAGCTCCTGTATCGGATAATCGTGTTCTTTCTGTTCTTCTTTGACAGCCTGATAGATATGCTCGTGGCGGATCAGGCTCAGCCCCGCCTCCTTTCGATTTCCTCTAATTTTTTTAAGAATGATAACTCCATTTCTGCACGTTGCCGTTTGGCTTTTTCCAGTTTCAACTCCGCTTGAAGCTTTTCCACCTCTGTAAGAGAATCTTCCGATTTTCTTTTGCCGCGGTTATCCTGTAATGCAGGAACTCCGCCTGTTTCGTATTTGATAGTGTAATTTCGTGCCTGCTGATAGGACACCTTAAAGTTTTCTGATGTTTCAGCATAGTTATGGCCATGGGAAATGCAGTAGGATGCAATTTCCACTCTTTCTTCAAACGTTGTTTTTCTTCCTTTGGTCATAAGACTACATCCTCCTGTTCTGGAAGCCTTCAGTTCCTTATGACCATTATACAGCGCAATCCATTGCCTGAGTGTACGAGTACTGGAAATTTTATATTTTTTACAAATATCACGTAGTGAACCAAGACCAGAAAGATACTCTTGTACGGCAATCTCTTTCTCGGCAGAAGTTCTTTTGGTCCATCCTTTGTTGTAAAAGGTTTCTGAACCCATAGACTGATAATTACGAATCCATTCTTCTAAAGTAGTAGGATGAATTCCTTCGCCTGTTGATACAGATGTAATACTATGTTTAGCTTCCAAAATAAGCTTTACCATTCGTAATTTATCTTCAGCAGAATATTTACGCATAAGAAATGCTCCCTCCTTGATAAACAGTTTTATTATTTCAACTGTCTACCTAGAAGGGAGCATATCAAATTCTCAGTGGGACGGGGGATTTTTCTGTGATCTAAAAGATCCAGCAGCTTTAATATCGTTCCCTCACGGATTTTCCTCAATTCCTTTCAACAGATCCATTGCAAATACTAATTGCGAATCAATCTCATTAAGAAAATCATCATACTTCTGCTCTACATAATAGGATGCTTTAACTCCATGATTATTGATTTCCTCCCCCTCCGGCGTCAGCGGATGATTGATAGAAAATCCCCAAGTCCATCCATTTCCCAAATCTACGGGCAGCACCATTCCCGTACCCCCGCTCGTTCTGGTGCCTACAAGCGGGATTCCGGCAGACTTTAATGATGCTGCACAGTTGTCTATTGCAGATCCTGTCGTATGGCTGATCAGCACAGCAGCCGGTACTTCCTTTCTCTTCTTTTCTATCCTGTTCCTGTCCAAATCATAGATGTATTCGCCTGGCTGATTTAAAACAGTATTCAAAAATTCTGCATACTGCTCTGATGTAAGCTGAAATCGCTTTCTATCCATCTGAAATCCCCGTTCCCACCAGCTTTCTCCTTCCGCGTCCGGGTTTCCTTTATAAAGTGAAATGTCACAGCCTGCTGTAATGGTCGTCTTAAATTTTCCCGGAGGCAGTTCTTTGTTTACAATGCTTCCTAATATGCTGTTTCCTATTCCTGCATTCCCTCCTGTTGAGAAACGCAAATCAACAATGACTCCTCTTCCTCTCTCCATTCTGCCTATCACTTCATTTTCATATTCCCTCAGCTTTTCCTCATTTAAAGCGCCTTTCACATTCAAATATACCAAATCGTTTTCTAACTTGTATAATTCAAATGCCTCGGATACATACACTTGTTCTTTATATGGTATGTTCCTTTCTAATCGAAAGACCGAATTACTGCTGTAAAATTTCTGGCGTTTTATAGTGCTTTCTATTATACGGCTACTATCGTAAAACTCTAATTTCAGCTTTTCTCCGATCTCTCCCTTATAAATGAATAGTTCTGCCAGTTTTTGCTGTCTCGCCAACTCCGTCTGAAGCCCTATACGTGTTCCAAATACTTCTTCCAGATATTCCTCCGTATCCTGTCCATTGATTTGATAGAGAACCGCTCCCAATGGCGCCTTATTGCCGTCCTGTGTAATATCTACCACATATTGATCTTCAATATATTGCACATGAAAGGGCAGTCTTCCAAACTCAACCGTTTCCGGAGCCGACAGCAAAATGTCCGCATGATTATCTTTTAATTTGGCAGTAAATTCCTGCAAAACGCAATAGTATTCGTATGCAGTACCTGCCTGAAGGGCCCTGTCGCACGCATATTGATATTCGGCATCCCAGTCTAGCCCGTCATCTGTCTGATCCCAAAACGCGTAGTATTCCGATGCATTCTTCCAAATTTGCGATAATGCGTATATTCTGTCTGCCGCATCAGGGAGAGCTTTTCTTTTCTCATAGAATGCACTCACATAAATCATACCCATCAGCAACACGCAGAATAGGATACATTTACTCCACTTTTTCACTGTCTAAATCCCCCCATTTGTCAATATCCAATATTTTCAACAAGAATATCATATTACTTACTGATTTTCTGGCAAATGACAAATTTGGTTCATTTTTTGACGATTTTTGCATGGCTCTATGTATTTTTAAATAATGCTCTCCACTCGATACACCTTCTCAAATTTCTCTATCCGCATAACTCCGCAGTTTTCTTCCACAAGCCTCTGTACATTTTTCAAACCATATCCATAAACCGTTTCAGGCATTTTCTCCTCATCTATTCCCGCAGCGATGCTATTTTCAATTTTAATAAAACTTTTTTCCTCGTTTATCCGATACATGCAAATCTTTATCCACTTTTCCTTATCCGCTTTTTCTGCTGCCTCTAAGGCATTATCTATCAGGTTTGAAAGGATTCCTATCAGTGAAAAATCGCTCATTCTTTCTAAATCAAATCCCGCTTCAACGAAAACTTCGTAATCTATCTGCTTTTCATCCGCCGTTTTTTTCTTTTCATTTAAAATAGAATTCAGTACAGGCCGTGCACAGTATAGGTACTGCTCCGTTCCTAAAATCCGTTCCTTTATCTCGTCTATTAGAGAAACGGCGGATTCTCCACCCATTTTCTTATCGCCCTTTGCGTCCGCTTCCATGGCTGTAAGAACATTTAAATACCTTGTTATATCATGCGTCAGTCCTTTAAATTCATGATAAATTTGTTCCAACCGCTGAAAATGCCTCTGTTCCAGTTCACACTTTTCAATGAATAATGTTTTCCTTTTTATTTCTTCCTGAAGAAAGCAATTCTTTTCATAATATAGAAACAATATAAGATTTACACCTGTAAAAACAGCGATCAGAAAATGCTGATTCTTTCCATTCAAAGAAAACGGACTTTCAACTGCAAGACGCATCCACCCCATATTTATTCCCCACATGCAGGAAAATATCAAACCGATCCATCCATAGTTTTCTGTTTTTTTCGCTTCCCCGATCAGCAAAGAAATGCCTAAAAATAATACGGCTTCAATCATAATACAACTGCTATAAAGTGCGGCATTATACGGCATTTTTCCAAGTTCTGCACATAATGTACGAATATAGATGCCCGAAGAAAAAATACCGAATACAGTCATTGTCATATATAATTTTTGTGCAATTCCCCCGCGAAACAGAAGAAGTATAATGGCGTAAAATCCGGCCATCTTTACAAAATTCATCATGCCGCTCCCCGGCATGTGATAGCAGAAAAAATATAAAATCCCTGCCGTCCAAAACACATATCGTTTCTTCAGCCTTGTTTCCAAAATGGTTCTGCACCAGAGAAATGCCATAAAAACTTCCGCGATATTTCCGCCGGTGACAAACAGTTCTTTCATGATTCCCATGCGTCAATACTTGCCTCCCCAATAATCGAAGATCCGCTCCTCAAATGCACGGTATCTTGCCCGTGAAACCGCAAGTACCGTTCCATCCTTTAATGTAACCTCCTTTTTCGAGAAAGTCTTTATATTGTATAAATTGACCATATAACTATTGTGAATATATACAAAATCTTTCTTCTCCAGATCATTCGATATATCTTTTAATTTCTTTCTTAAAATCCATCTTCTGCTTTTTTCTTCCCTGTAATCTTCAAAATGTACTTCGCACCCGTCCCGTATAATTGAAATATAGTAAATATCTCTGAGCTTTACATGCAAATACGTTCCTTTACTCTCACATAATATACAATCATCGCTGAAAACTCTTCTGACTTCTTTCAAAATATCCGTGATTTCTTTTTCAAATTCCTCTTTTTTAAATTGTTTTAGAAGATAGCGATATGGAGCTGCTTTGAATGCTGCCGGAGTGGGTGTCCTGACTCCTGATATAAATACCAGTACCGCATTCTTATTTTCTTTCCTGATCTCATTTGCAACATCAATACCATCCAGGAATGGCATTTCCATATCTAAAATTATGAGTTCATGCTGCAAATCTGCATCTTCCAGAATGTCTTCCCCGCAATTATAAAGATAAACCTCAACGCCGCCCCCTGCCAATCGTACTATTTCGGATTTTAACCATTCCGCATACTGCATATCATCATCACAAATACCGATTCTTAACATACCCTGTCCTCAATCCACCCACAAGTAATCCTATTTCAGCCGTTTATACAAAAGGACTGTGCTTTGACAGGCAACTGCATGCCAACAGCACAGTCCATACATTCTCAACGATCCGATACTTTTACAGCATCTTATTCACCATATCCATCAATTCCCCGCCAAGCTTTGCAGACTTCGCCTCGGCGTCCTCAAGGGATGTTCCCTTGATTCCGTAGTAGAACTTGATCTTCGGCTCAGTGCCGGACGGGCGGATGCAGAGCCATGCGCCGTCGGTCATGTCATAGTAAAGCACGTTGGAGCTGGGGAGTCCGGTGGGCTTTACGGCGCCGGTTTCAAGATCGGTGATGGTGTCGGCCTTATAATCCCTGGCGGAAACCACCTTCCAGCCGGCAAGCTCCTTCGGCGGGTTCTTTCTGAAGTTCTCCATGATCTCCTGGATCTTTGCAAGGCCTTCAATGCCCTTTAAGCCGATGGACTTCACCGTGTCTTTATAGTAGCCGTATTTCTCATACATGGCAACCATGGCATCCCAGAGTGTCATGCCTTTTTCTTTATAATAAGCGGCAGCCTCGCAGAGCGCAGCCGTAGCGGAGATAGCATCCTTGTCGCGGGCGTAGGTGCCGATCAGGCAGCCGTAGCTCTCTTCCATACCGAACATATAGGTGCCCTTTCCTGTCTGCTCTTCCTTTAAGATCTGCTGGCCGATGTATTTAAAGCCGGTCAGAACCTCCACCAGCTCGCAGCCGTAGTGGGCTGCAACGGCGTCCACCAGGTTCGTCGTCACGATAGACTTGATAACCTGGCCGTCTTTCGGGATTTCACCCTTGGCCTGTTTCTGGCTCAGTACATAATCGCAAAGCAGGGAGCCGGACATGTTGCCCGTAAGCGGGATGTACTCGCCGGATTTCGTATCCTTTACATATACGCCGAGCCTGTCTGCATCGGGATCCGTCGCAAGGACAAGATCCGCATTCTTTTCCTTTGCAAGCTTAAGCCCCAGCGCGAACGCCTCCTCGGCCTCCGGGTTCGGGTAGCTGACCGTCGGGAAGTTGCCGTCGGGAAGCTCCTGCTCCGGCACCACATAGACGTTCTCGAAGCCAAGCTCCTTCATCACGCGCCTAGCCGGGATGTTTCCGGTTCCGTGAAGCGGCGTGTAGATGATGGTGATTTCCTTCTGCATCCGGTCGATGGCCTCCTGGTTCACCACCTGGGCCTTGACGTGTGCAATGTATTTGTCG comes from the Eubacteriaceae bacterium Marseille-Q4139 genome and includes:
- a CDS encoding N-acetylmuramoyl-L-alanine amidase family protein, whose protein sequence is MKRSLTAAAAVFLSLNMAFSAVAATKLGTPQEVRWKEGEEAMMQWKRVEEAGGRYSVEVYLEDQLYYSDTYQYSATFKPEYHENNSFLIRLTDDGSYKFRVMARGDNVETLDSEWSDFSETWDYIRPESPLGVATNLRWEETTACWNAPAENAEYVKGYNYGLYADGDRITGGNCTPQLSYDFSRYITDPDVEYTFSVRVISNTPSKFYHGETIFCETPYGADAENKLISDQLDAILESEEAILNAPDTLSSNLKKVQVAMQSDADVLDKIAELEAAYTEQKGIAVGTQISSDVDMNEDDIKVVGAGLNAAENSDAVTFNVSKPKKEVVVDHTAYRNAVQVDLSLKGAAGTLKVPVQITLPIPAGINPDFFQILHYHADGTYDVIFPLTKNSDNTVTFTVTSFSTFVLAEEGADPAFIATPSNATEFKDLADTLPAADEIEDSELAALTMAKLRASILNKDVKASDLDAEMVEKLDAIVEELARFDEEFAVNVEMDDFVADVTGAHLLAYVAGKGKAETITLFHTSLATASNATKLKFELSGKLTMADGSEDTISTLKTPLLISIAAPEEYDEVHKTSDKLSGDGIEQGPVDYEDGLITFFTTKLGTVYVKGSSSESGGDSSDDKPSDAGDSSDDKPSSGGDNSDDKPSGGDDSSDDKPSSGDGSSDDKPSSGGSSSRRSGPRSGIVKESDLPKSPAGGSWKLADGMYSYYYSDGTRAENVWLEIGSVWYYFGKDGIMATGWLKDNGNYFYLDPATGAMATGWREIDGTWYYFNEAGNGFKGMMLADTVVDGYQLDESGAWVS
- a CDS encoding transposase, yielding MRKYSAEDKLRMVKLILEAKHSITSVSTGEGIHPTTLEEWIRNYQSMGSETFYNKGWTKRTSAEKEIAVQEYLSGLGSLRDICKKYKISSTRTLRQWIALYNGHKELKASRTGGCSLMTKGRKTTFEERVEIASYCISHGHNYAETSENFKVSYQQARNYTIKYETGGVPALQDNRGKRKSEDSLTEVEKLQAELKLEKAKRQRAEMELSFLKKLEEIERRRG
- a CDS encoding IS3 family transposase, coding for MRGNRKEAGLSLIRHEHIYQAVKEEQKEHDYPIQELCKIGGVSRAAYYKWLNHEMSENEQENRKIAELIEKIHIESPDKGYRRIRDELERYHDIDVNDKRVLRICRKLGIKSTIKYANDSCTRQAANPQYIAENILNREFTAEAPNEKWLTDVTEFHYYIGNEKHKVYLSAILDLYDRRIVSYRIGDSNSNALVFDTFDDAVKDNPDAHPMFHSDRGFQYTNRAFHAKLEAAGMMQSMSRVAKCIDNGPMEGFWGILKRERYYGKRFMDRESLVVMIEKYINYYNNRRLQRKLGIVTPMEKHEKYLQAA
- a CDS encoding response regulator transcription factor; the encoded protein is MLRIGICDDDMQYAEWLKSEIVRLAGGGVEVYLYNCGEDILEDADLQHELIILDMEMPFLDGIDVANEIRKENKNAVLVFISGVRTPTPAAFKAAPYRYLLKQFKKEEFEKEITDILKEVRRVFSDDCILCESKGTYLHVKLRDIYYISIIRDGCEVHFEDYREEKSRRWILRKKLKDISNDLEKKDFVYIHNSYMVNLYNIKTFSKKEVTLKDGTVLAVSRARYRAFEERIFDYWGGKY
- a CDS encoding GHKL domain-containing protein, encoding MGIMKELFVTGGNIAEVFMAFLWCRTILETRLKKRYVFWTAGILYFFCYHMPGSGMMNFVKMAGFYAIILLLFRGGIAQKLYMTMTVFGIFSSGIYIRTLCAELGKMPYNAALYSSCIMIEAVLFLGISLLIGEAKKTENYGWIGLIFSCMWGINMGWMRLAVESPFSLNGKNQHFLIAVFTGVNLILFLYYEKNCFLQEEIKRKTLFIEKCELEQRHFQRLEQIYHEFKGLTHDITRYLNVLTAMEADAKGDKKMGGESAVSLIDEIKERILGTEQYLYCARPVLNSILNEKKKTADEKQIDYEVFVEAGFDLERMSDFSLIGILSNLIDNALEAAEKADKEKWIKICMYRINEEKSFIKIENSIAAGIDEEKMPETVYGYGLKNVQRLVEENCGVMRIEKFEKVYRVESII